GGCGAGCGTCGTCGTGGTCGTCGACTCCAGGAAGGGCTCGTTTCGCGCGCCCGATCCCGACGACGAGAGCGCGGTCTCCCGCTCGATCGACGCCGCGGGGGCGATGGTCGCCCGGCTGCTCGACGACGGAAACCGGGTCGGTCTCGCCTCGCTCCACCCCGACCCCTGCTGGCTCGCGCCGAGCGCCCACCGCGACCAGCGGGTCCACGCCGCGGAGCTGCTCGCGACACACCCGTCGTTCGATCCGGTCCCGCCGGAGGGGCGCTTTCTCTCCTGGCGGTGGCGGCGGCGCTTCCTCCGCAGGCTCCCGGGCGACGCCCAACTGCTCGTCTGCAGCCCGCTGCTCGACGACCGGATCGTGAGTCTGCTGCGGACGCTCGAGGCGACCGGTCACCCGGTAACGGTCGTCAGTCCCGATCCCACGACCGACAGCTCGACCGGCGAGCGCCTCGTCCGGATCGAACGCGCGCTCAGGCTCACCGGGCTCCGCGAGGCGGGCGTCCGGGTGATCGACTGGCCCTGGGAGGAGGGGATCGACCTGCCGCTCGAACGGGCCCGGACGGGGTGGCGGCGATGAGCGTCGAGCGAGCGAGAGAGATCGACCGCTCGCCAACGCGCGTCGGCAGTGCGCTCGCGCTCTCGGCCGGCGCGCTCGCGCTCGCGCCCGGTGCGAGCACGGTCGGTGCGGGCGTCCTCGTCGGCGCGCTCGGCCTCCTCTCGCTCCTGAACGGCCTCCTCTTCGCCCGCCGCGGGCTCGTCACACTCGGGAGCACACTCCTCGTCGCGGGCGTGCTGGTCGCCGGCGTCGAGGGCGCATCCACGCTCCTCGTACTCTGGGGGGTCGTCGCAGGTGTCTTCGCCTGGGACGTCGGCCAGAACGCGCTCTGTCTGGGCGAGCAGCTCGGCCACGAGGCGGAGACCGTCCGGGCCGAACTCCTCCACGCCGGGTCGAGCGCGGCGGTCGGGCTCGGGACGGCGGCTCTCGGCTACGGGGTCTACCTCGTGGGCACCGGCGGACGACCCGTGGCGGCGGTGGTCCTCCTGCTGTTCGCCGCAGCCGTGCTCGTCGCCGCGCTCTCCTGACGAGGTCGGCCGCACCCGTTTGCCGGCGGTCACCGACACCTGCTTGCGATCACCGGTGAGGGACGACGACCGGCCTCGTGTGCAGACGGAATTCTCCCACGTTATACAGCTCGGTGGCGTATGCACTGCCCATGAGTTACCGACCCGCCGCGGCACCGACCTCGGAACGGAGAGTCCTCGCGATCCTCGCGCTCGCGAGCTGTGCGCTCGCGCTGTTCGTCGCGCTGCCTTACCTCCAGTATATCCTCCTCGGGGGCGTCCTCGCCTACGTCCTCGCTCCCGCACAGCGAACGCTCGCGCCCGTATTCGGCCGGACGGGCGCTGCGCTCTCGCTGCTCTCGACCGCCGTCGTCCTCCTGATCCTGCCGGTGCTCTACGTGCTCTCGATCGCCGTCCGTCAGGCCTCGGGACTCGCCACGACCGCCCAACGAGAGGGGTGGAGCGCCGCGGGAATCGAGCGCGAACTCCAGGCGATCGGCGGCGGCTTCGACGTCGATCAGGCGATCGCGACCTACGAGACCCACCAGACCGAGATCGACGGCGGCGTCCAGGGCGTGCTGAGCGGCGCGGCCGGGTTCGTCGGCGGGGTTCCCTCGATCCTGATCGGGCTCACCGTGACGGCGTTCGTCCTCTTCTCGCTGCTGCGCGACGGCGACCGACTGGCCGCCTGGCTCCTGCAGGTCGCCCCGATGCGCGAGACATATCGAGATGAGCTGTTCACCGAACTCGACCGGCTCATGTGGGCGTCGGTCGTCGGCAACGTCGTGGTCGCGGCGATCCAGGCGGTGCTCCTCGGCGCCGGGCTCTACCTGCTCGACGTCCCCGGGGTGGTCCTCCTCACCGTCGCGACGTTCGTCCTCGCGCTGTTGCCTCTGGTCGGCGCGTTCGCGGTCTGGGTGCCGGTGTCGATCTACCTCCTAGTGCTCGGCCGACCGGGTGCCGCCGCGATCCTCGCGGTCTACGGCGCGATCGTGAGCGCCTCGGACCTCTACCTGCGACCAGCGATCATCGGCAAGAGCGGCACGCTCAGCTCGGGAGTCATCGTCGTCGGGATCTTCGGCGGCGTCGCCGTCTTCGGTGCCGTGGGCCTGTTCGTCGGCCCCGTGATCATCGGGAGCGTGAAAGTGGTCTTGGAACTGTTCTCCCGGACGACGCCCCACGCGTAGCCCGATACGGGAGACGGTCGCCGGACCGGTCAGGTTTCGAAACTGTAAACAAACCGATCACGTGCTGCCCGGTATGGTCCACCCCCGCCTGTGGTCGTCCTTCGCGAAGTCGGCGCCCGGGTCCAGTTTCTTCGCCGGGTTCGCCGTCGTCCTCTGCTTCGCGGCCGCGCTCGCCGCCGGCGTCTGGTACGTCGGCGAACTGCTCGTCGCGAGCACCGACGCCACCGTGACGGTCGACCGACCCGGATTCGGGGAGGAAGAGCGCGACGCGGGCGACCTGCTCCGGGAGGAGGCGCAGTCGTACGCCGGCTGGGCGTTCTTCGTCCCGTTCGTGGTCTGGTTCTCCCTCGACGGCCTGGTCCACCTCGTTGCCCGGTCCGTACACGGCGAGGGCGGGTTCGCCGAGACGCTCGCGGTCGTCGGATGGGCGTTCGTCCCCGAGTCCCTCCGTCTCGGAGCCGGCCTCGTCGCCGTCCGGTCGGCCGCCTCTCGGATCGATCCCGACGCCCCGATCGAGTCGTTCTCGGAGACGTTCGTCGCGGCGCTCACGTCGTTCGACGCGCCGCTGCTCGCGGTCGGGGTGGTCGTCCTCCTCTGCCAGCGGGCGATCCTCACGGCGGGGCTAGAGGAGACCCACGACCTCCCCACGCTGACGGCCGCACTCGCCGTGGGGGCTCCCGCTCCTGCTCTGGGGGCTGCTCACGCTCCTCGCGTGAGGGATCAGAACCCGAGCACGAGCGCCGAGACGCCGATGAAGATCACCATACCGAAGACGTCGACGACGTTCGTGACGATCGGGATGGTCATGTCGTCAGGGTCGATTCCGAGCCTGTAGGAGGCGTAGGTCGTCGCGAAGCTGAAGAACACCGCGAGGACGGCGACGGACATCCCGCTCACGAGCGAGATGACGAGCAGCGTCGCGAACGGAAGCGGCGAGCCGATGAGGATTCCGAGGAGGTAGGCACCGATCGCCAGCGCGGTGAAGATGGTCGCCGCGAGCGCGAGGATCGCCCCGACGTTCGCCCAGAGCGTTCTGTCCCTGGGACTGAGATCGGTCATCCCGAGGTGAAACCGCGTCGAAAGTCGAGAGGAGAGGATCGCCCCGAGGTTACCGCCCGTCCCGATCATCGTCGGCACCATCACCGCGAGGATGCCGTACTGGTTGAGCATCTCCTCGGCGTCCTCCAGGGTGATCCCGGCGAAGAGCACGATCAGCGAGAGGACGATGAGGAGGGGAAACATGTTCCCCACGATCGTCTTCCAGTTCCACGTCCCGAGCGATCCCTGCGGGACGGCCATCAGGCGAGCACCTCCACGAGGCCCACGGAGAAGAGCAGAAAGAGCATCCCGAAGACGTCACCGACCGTGGTGACGATCGGCCCGACGAGGTTGTCGGGGTCGTAGCCGTGTTTGTAGCCCACGAAGATGAGTCCGAGAAGGACGGAGATCATGACGACCGACGTCAGCACGCCGGCGATCAGCATGATGCCGACGAGTTCGTAGAGCGCGGCGACCTGCCAGCCCATGAGGAGGAGCGCGAGCCATGTGATCACCCCGATCACGAGCGAGATGCCGATCCCGTTGATGAACGAGGCCACCACCGCGTTCAGGAGGCGTTCGTCGCGCTGGAAGCGGGGTTCGATCAACCCCTGGTGGAGCCCGCTCGAGATCCGGCCACCCAGCGCGCCGTAGACGTTGCCGCGCGTGGCGAGGAAGACCGGCACCATCACGAGCAGGCCGGGAAACCGCCTGACGCTCTCGACCATCCCCTCGAGGACGAGTCCGGAGAAGAGGCCACCGCAGAGTGCGACGACGAGGACGGGAAGCGCCTCGCGGTATATCGACCGGAAGTCGTCCCACGCGCTCATTGTGGGTGCGTCGTTCAATGTGCGGTTAAACCTAACGAGATGAGCCGACACGCATCGACGGGTTCCGACGGCAACACTCGTCGACGACGGCGGGAAACCTTTTTCCGTGATACACGGAGCAGTAGGGTATGGAAGAGTTCGAGGGGGACACGCCGTCGGCACCGATCTCGTACGAGCCGGTGAGCGTGAAGGACGTGCTGGTGGAGATGAAAGACACCGCGGAGCTGCTGATCGACCTCTCGTACGCCGCGGTACTCCACCGGGACGAGGAGCTCGCCCGGGAGGTGCTCAAGCTTGAGGGTCGGATGGACGTCCTCGAGATGCGGGCGTGGATGGGGCTGATGATGGCCGCGCGGACGACAGACGACGCCGAGGCGCTCGCACCGGTCATGGGGATCGTCGGCGCGACGGACACGATCAGCGACGCCGCCGGCGACATCGCGAAGATCGTCCTGGAGGAGATCGGGCTCCCGGAGGCGATGCGCGCGGCGATCCCGGAAGCCGTCGAGACGCTCGTCCGGGGCACGGTCACCCCGGGCTCCGAGTACGCCGGACGGACGCTCGTGGAGACCGACCTCGAGTCCGAGACTGGCGTGCGCGTTATCGCGATCCGCCGAGGCGAGGAGTGGCTACTCAACCCGGGCCCCGAGACCCGCATCGACGCCGAGGACGTCGTCTTCCTTCGAGGGCCCGAGGTGGCGATCGACGAGGTCTTCGAGACGTTCACCGGGACCACGTACGAGGCACCCGAACTCGACACCCCGGATATCGACGACCTCGAACGGGCCGTCGACACGATCGTCCACATGAAGAACCTCTCGGAGCTTGCGGTCGACCTCGCCTACAGCAGCGTGCTCTTCGACAGCGAGGCGCTCGCCGAGGAGGTCAGGAACCTAGAGATCGAGGTCGACGCGATGGAGTCGCGCTTCGAGGCGTGGACGCTCCGGGCGGCAGCCGACGCGCCCGATCCGGTGGCGCTGCGGGGCCTGATCCACCTCGGGAGCGCGACCGAGGTGATCAGCGACGCCGCCGTCGAGATCAGCGATGGCGTGCTGCGCGAGATCGGCGTCCACCCGGTCGTCCAGATGGCCGTCGAGGAGTCCGACGAGATCATCACCCGGATCGAGGTCGAAGAGCGGAGCGCGCTCGACGGCGTGCCGATCGTCGGAGGGGTCCCGGAGACGGAGTCGACGATGTCGGTGATCGCCATCCGCCGCCCCGGCGAGGGCTGGCTGCTGGTCGGCGG
This region of Halalkalicoccus sp. CGA53 genomic DNA includes:
- a CDS encoding DUF7519 family protein — its product is MSVERAREIDRSPTRVGSALALSAGALALAPGASTVGAGVLVGALGLLSLLNGLLFARRGLVTLGSTLLVAGVLVAGVEGASTLLVLWGVVAGVFAWDVGQNALCLGEQLGHEAETVRAELLHAGSSAAVGLGTAALGYGVYLVGTGGRPVAAVVLLLFAAAVLVAALS
- a CDS encoding AI-2E family transporter — encoded protein: MSYRPAAAPTSERRVLAILALASCALALFVALPYLQYILLGGVLAYVLAPAQRTLAPVFGRTGAALSLLSTAVVLLILPVLYVLSIAVRQASGLATTAQREGWSAAGIERELQAIGGGFDVDQAIATYETHQTEIDGGVQGVLSGAAGFVGGVPSILIGLTVTAFVLFSLLRDGDRLAAWLLQVAPMRETYRDELFTELDRLMWASVVGNVVVAAIQAVLLGAGLYLLDVPGVVLLTVATFVLALLPLVGAFAVWVPVSIYLLVLGRPGAAAILAVYGAIVSASDLYLRPAIIGKSGTLSSGVIVVGIFGGVAVFGAVGLFVGPVIIGSVKVVLELFSRTTPHA
- a CDS encoding YIP1 family protein, which codes for MVHPRLWSSFAKSAPGSSFFAGFAVVLCFAAALAAGVWYVGELLVASTDATVTVDRPGFGEEERDAGDLLREEAQSYAGWAFFVPFVVWFSLDGLVHLVARSVHGEGGFAETLAVVGWAFVPESLRLGAGLVAVRSAASRIDPDAPIESFSETFVAALTSFDAPLLAVGVVVLLCQRAILTAGLEETHDLPTLTAALAVGAPAPALGAAHAPRVRDQNPSTSAETPMKITIPKTSTTFVTIGMVMSSGSIPSL
- a CDS encoding magnesium transporter, whose amino-acid sequence is MAVPQGSLGTWNWKTIVGNMFPLLIVLSLIVLFAGITLEDAEEMLNQYGILAVMVPTMIGTGGNLGAILSSRLSTRFHLGMTDLSPRDRTLWANVGAILALAATIFTALAIGAYLLGILIGSPLPFATLLVISLVSGMSVAVLAVFFSFATTYASYRLGIDPDDMTIPIVTNVVDVFGMVIFIGVSALVLGF
- a CDS encoding magnesium transporter, whose protein sequence is MSAWDDFRSIYREALPVLVVALCGGLFSGLVLEGMVESVRRFPGLLVMVPVFLATRGNVYGALGGRISSGLHQGLIEPRFQRDERLLNAVVASFINGIGISLVIGVITWLALLLMGWQVAALYELVGIMLIAGVLTSVVMISVLLGLIFVGYKHGYDPDNLVGPIVTTVGDVFGMLFLLFSVGLVEVLA
- a CDS encoding potassium channel family protein, giving the protein MEEFEGDTPSAPISYEPVSVKDVLVEMKDTAELLIDLSYAAVLHRDEELAREVLKLEGRMDVLEMRAWMGLMMAARTTDDAEALAPVMGIVGATDTISDAAGDIAKIVLEEIGLPEAMRAAIPEAVETLVRGTVTPGSEYAGRTLVETDLESETGVRVIAIRRGEEWLLNPGPETRIDAEDVVFLRGPEVAIDEVFETFTGTTYEAPELDTPDIDDLERAVDTIVHMKNLSELAVDLAYSSVLFDSEALAEEVRNLEIEVDAMESRFEAWTLRAAADAPDPVALRGLIHLGSATEVISDAAVEISDGVLREIGVHPVVQMAVEESDEIITRIEVEERSALDGVPIVGGVPETESTMSVIAIRRPGEGWLLVGGADAEIRSGDVLISKGTRTAADAFDELSRA